The following DNA comes from Kitasatospora sp. NBC_01287.
CTGGTGCGGGCCGGCGACGACAGCGCCTACGAGGAGATCTACCGCCGGCACGCGGAGGCCGTGCGCCGCTACGCCCGCTCCTGCTGCCGGGACAGCTTCACCGCCGAGGACCTGGCCGGCGAGGTCTTCGCCCGCACCTTCCAGGCGCTGAAGGCGGGCAAGGGACCGGAGTTCGCGGTCCGCGCCTACCTGCTGACGGCGGTCCGCAACATCGCCGCCGCCTGGACCAGGGGCGAGCGCCGCGAGCAACTGGTCGACGACTTCGGCAGCTTCAGCCATTCGGGTGCCGCCCAGGCGATCGAGTACGACCTCGCCGACCCCGGTGCGGACGCCTGGGCGATGGCGCTGGCCGACCAGCGCATGGTGATGCAGGCCTTCACCGAGCTGCCCGAGGACGACCGGCTGCTGCTCTGGCACACCGTGGTCGAGCAGGAGTCGCCGAAGACCGTCGCGGTGCTGCTCGGCAAGACCGCCAACGCCACCGCCGTGCAGGCGCACCGGGCCCGGTCCCGGCTGGCGGCCGGCTTCCTGCAGGCGCACGTCTCGGGCAGCCAGGCACAGGGCTGCGAGGAGTACGCCAACCGGCTCGGCCTGTACGCGCGTGGCGCGCTGCGCAAGCGGGCCTCCGCCGAGGTGGGCGACCACCTGCGCGGTTGCGAGCGGTGCACCGGTGCGCTGCTGGAGCTGGTCGAGCTCAACCACGCGCTGCGGCTGCTGCTGCCCGGCGGCGTGCTGGTCTGGATCGGCGCCGGCGCCTTCTCCGCGATCGCGGCGGCGCTGGGCGCGGGTGCGGTGGCCGGTGGCGCGGCGGCCGGTGGCGCGGTGGCGGGCGGTGCGGTGGCGGGCGGTGCGGTGGCGGGCGGTGCGGCGGCCGCGAGCGCCGGCACGGCGGCTGCGGGCGGTACGGCGGGTGCGGCAGCGGGCTCGACGGCTGGTGCGGCGGCAGGCGCGGGCGCAGCAGGCGCGGGCGCGGGTGCTGGCGGGGCGTCCGGTGGCGGTGGTGCCTCCGCGCTCGCCGGTGAGGGCCTCGGCACCGTCGCCAAGGCGGGCATCGCCGCCGCCGTGGCGGTGGCCGCCGTCGCCGCCGTGGCCTACGCGCTGGCCGGCTCCCCCGCGCCGGCGCCCCCCGCCGCCGCGCCGCCCCCCAGCGCCGCCCCGGCCCGGCCCACTCCCCCGCCCCCGGTGCTCCCGCAGCCCGCCCCCACCCCCAAGGCGCAGCCCCCGACCCCCGTGGCCCCCACGCCGCCACCCACGCACGCCCCGGCGCCGAAGCCCACGCCGCCGAAGCCACGCCCGACCCCCTCGCCGAAGCCCAGCCCGACCCCGAGCCCCACGCCGAGCCCGCTTCCCGTCCCCACACCGCCGCTGGTGCCGACCCCGCCGCCGGCGCCGACCCCGGTGGTGCCGACCCCGGTGGTCCCCACGCCCGCACCGGTGCCGAGCGTGCTGCCCTCCCCCGTCCCCAGCCCGGTGCCGGTCCCGCCGGTCCAACCGCCGGCCAGCTACTGGATGGACGAGCTCCCGTTCAGCACGGGTGGCGACCGGATGCCGCCGCCGGGCCCGAGCATCAGCCGCCGGGACAGCAGCGGCTGGCTGCTCCAGCGCGAGGGCCTGCGGCTGGGCGGCGCGTCCTACCAGCGCGGGGTCAGCGTGCACGGGCCGTCGACGCTGGCCATCGACCTCAACCGGTCCTGCGCCTCCTACGACGCCGTGGCCGGACTGGACGACGCCACCTTCGCGCCCGGCGCCGTGCGCTTCACCGTCACCGGCGACGACCAGCGTCCGCTCTGGAGTTCGCCCGCGCTGCGCCGGGGGGACGCCGCCGTGCCGATCCACGTGCCACTGGGCGGACAACACCGGATCCAGCTGGTGGTGACCCCGGTGGACGGCCTCTGGTCGGGCGGGAACATCGCGGACTGGGCGGACGCTCGCTTCACCTGCTGATCGGCTGATCGGCCGGCACGCTGATCGGCCGGTCGGTCGGCACGCTGATCGGCTGGTCAGCTGATCCGATCCGGGGGGGGCGGGCCGCCGTCAGACCGCGCAGGCGCCGTCCGCGCACGCCTCACCGTGCTCCGTACCGCCCTGCTCCGCGCCGCTGCTGTGCTCCGCGCCACCCTGCGACTCGGCCGCCACCTGCTGCAGCACCTTGAGGAAGGTGTCCGCGTCCTGGCCGCCCTGCACGGCCCACTGGCCCTCGAAGACGAAGGTCGGCACCGCGCTGATCCCCAGCTGCCGCGCCTCGGCGAGCTGCTCGCGCACCTCCCGCGCCCCCTCCTCGCCCGCGAGGTACTCGGTCACCCGGGCCCGGTCGAGCCCTGCCGCCACCGCGACCTCGGTGAGCGCGGCCCGATCGCCGACGTCCACCCCGTCGGTGAAGTGCGCCTTGAGCAGCGCCTCCTTGAGCACCCCCTGCGCGGCCGGCCCGTACTCCGTCTCGGCGAGGTGCAGCAGCCGGTGGCCGAGGAAGGTGTTGGCGTGCAGCGCGGCGTCGAAGTCGTAGTCGATGCCCTCGGCCTTGCCCAGCTCGGTCACCCGGTCGTCCATCGCCCGCGACTGCGGGCCGTACCGCTCGGCGAGCCAGGCGCGGTGCGGGCTCGCGGTGGCGGGAGCGTCCGGTACCAGCTGGTAGGGCCGGAAGACCACCTCGACCTCACCCTGGCCGGCGAAGCGCTCCAGGGCCTGATCGAAGCGGCGCTTGCCGATGTAGCACCACGGGCACGCGATGTCGCTGTAGATCTCGACCTTCATGGGGGCTGGCTCCTGTCGACCTGGGTTGAGCTGGACGAGGAGTGTGAACCGATTTGTCCGACTCCGCATTCCCGCGATCCGGCCCGCCGCCCTGACCCGACACCGTCCCGTCCCGCTCCAACCGCCGCACGGTCAGCGTCAGCATCCGCCGCGAGATCTCCCCGGGGATCCCCCGCTGCAGCTCCCGGAACCGGCGCACGCGCCGACTCAGCTCCACCAGCACCTGCACCTGCACCTGCACCTGCACCGACCACTACGTGATCGCCGCGGTGCCGGTCGCGGGCGCGAGCGACCTGCCGGGCCTGCTCGCGGGCGAGCCGCGCGACGTGCGCGAGCAGCTGGTCGCGGTGGTGCGGGAGTTGACCGGCGCCGCGTAGCCCGGTCGGCGCGGAGCGGCCGTGCGGAGGCCGTGCGCCCGCCTCAGCCCCGGTCTATGGTGTGAGGCCGACCGAGGGGAGTCATCAGCATGGCGGACGGTTTCGAGGACTTCACGGACTTCACGGACCACACGGGCCCCGCGGGCCCCGCAGACTCCGCGGACCACACGGACTTCGCTGCTTTCGTCCGGACCGCGCTCGGCCACGCCCCGCACCCCTACCAGCGTCGTCTCGCCGCCGAAGGCCTGCCCGGCCTGCTGCAGGCCCCCACCGGCGCGGGCAAGACCGCCGCCGCCGTGCTGGCCTGGCTCCACCGCCGCCTGGTCACGGCACCCGAGCGCACCCCGCGCCGCCTGGTCTACGTGCTGCCCGCCCACGGCCTCGCGGACCCGACCGCCGCTCGGGTCCGGGACTGGCTGGCGCGGCTCGGGCTCACCGACGAGGTCGGGCTGCACCTGCTCGCGGGCGGGTCGGTCCTGGACGGCGGCTGGCGGCGCCGCCCCGAGCGCACCGCGATCCTGATCGGCACTCAGGACGTGCTGCTCAGCCGGGCGCTGATGCGCGGCCAGGCCGACTCGCCGCGAATGGCGGCCGTCTCGTACGGCCTGCTGCACAACGACGCCCAGTGGGTCTTCGACGGGCTGCACCTGTTCGGCCCCGGCCGGGCGACCGGTCAGCGGCTGCAGCGGCTGCGCGACGAGCTGGGCACCGCCGCACCGAGCGCCACCCTGTGGCTCTCCTCGACCTGGGATCCGGGGGACGCGCACGGTCCGGTGCTGCGGG
Coding sequences within:
- a CDS encoding DsbA family oxidoreductase, which translates into the protein MKVEIYSDIACPWCYIGKRRFDQALERFAGQGEVEVVFRPYQLVPDAPATASPHRAWLAERYGPQSRAMDDRVTELGKAEGIDYDFDAALHANTFLGHRLLHLAETEYGPAAQGVLKEALLKAHFTDGVDVGDRAALTEVAVAAGLDRARVTEYLAGEEGAREVREQLAEARQLGISAVPTFVFEGQWAVQGGQDADTFLKVLQQVAAESQGGAEHSSGAEQGGTEHGEACADGACAV
- a CDS encoding sigma-70 family RNA polymerase sigma factor, producing MTAEEQNDRGTEPGPEPVTGQVPGQGGAPSRESLAGSPYGGAPVSGRVPGQAGAGQGGVTPEAFIARRGGPAGPGGDSAEDSESEVPLGLVPPPADPVDGELPPSDAELTALVRAGDDSAYEEIYRRHAEAVRRYARSCCRDSFTAEDLAGEVFARTFQALKAGKGPEFAVRAYLLTAVRNIAAAWTRGERREQLVDDFGSFSHSGAAQAIEYDLADPGADAWAMALADQRMVMQAFTELPEDDRLLLWHTVVEQESPKTVAVLLGKTANATAVQAHRARSRLAAGFLQAHVSGSQAQGCEEYANRLGLYARGALRKRASAEVGDHLRGCERCTGALLELVELNHALRLLLPGGVLVWIGAGAFSAIAAALGAGAVAGGAAAGGAVAGGAVAGGAVAGGAAAASAGTAAAGGTAGAAAGSTAGAAAGAGAAGAGAGAGGASGGGGASALAGEGLGTVAKAGIAAAVAVAAVAAVAYALAGSPAPAPPAAAPPPSAAPARPTPPPPVLPQPAPTPKAQPPTPVAPTPPPTHAPAPKPTPPKPRPTPSPKPSPTPSPTPSPLPVPTPPLVPTPPPAPTPVVPTPVVPTPAPVPSVLPSPVPSPVPVPPVQPPASYWMDELPFSTGGDRMPPPGPSISRRDSSGWLLQREGLRLGGASYQRGVSVHGPSTLAIDLNRSCASYDAVAGLDDATFAPGAVRFTVTGDDQRPLWSSPALRRGDAAVPIHVPLGGQHRIQLVVTPVDGLWSGGNIADWADARFTC